In one Asterias amurensis chromosome 9, ASM3211899v1 genomic region, the following are encoded:
- the LOC139941803 gene encoding uncharacterized protein, protein MELSSPYSWRRIILSCFGVVFLLLAYAFHPCTAQLTPDPFLVSPVDTVVGRGATAVLRCALRRDVGGLVLWSHLASRTSPGVSVLFNRELQNRVSIIGRQHIGEFNMRITNVRESDSGYYECRALIGFSSIVRKSAMLTVIVPPDAGFPQCEMQPPSGLIPGQTVILTCRTQGGKPKTRLDWHRGPNPVGAQTTDINTYRHTLEPIDYGVVFECRETGGALAVQRSCTVVPLQATITVDIRPQDPVINAGETQTFGCNAKGAFEVMYSWYINGVPLVMSPLLERFVLGGGNQLLSAFDVSYVIDGTVVTCLATSNTGQVANASSVLRVLSRHGATTRYPVVTVVASTTVLPPRTLLPDPSATNKPTFPGDPERPGRPGPTDGAHEPGRPGRPTRPTRPNWPHRPGSRPGRPDHDRPDRDEPDDDSREENGDDLLKQTTDGGRGRDSLTGANPITTVTVVGAAMAGVVISIVIVAVIKIMTRVKPGTKDSLITISGSSDSEDLEPNSLSMNRNTFNSLRSTTSCEVSIHDPKRITFSDLNREYDLPPFEPDDSISYLGLRPESMTSARYTYEGLNSDTLNDSRQNARYYEISSGEYDNSLEYYEDVVSEQVSFSRDSCTRTHSNMTADHDDGQYLQTLPVPGYTSRYSINNRGRPT, encoded by the coding sequence ATGGAGTTAAGTTCCCCATACAGCTGGAGGAGGATTATATTGAGTTGCTTTGGTGTGGTGTTTCTTCTGCTGGCGTATGCTTTCCATCCGTGTACAGCACAGCTGACTCCGGATCCATTCCTCGTAAGCCCGGTAGACACCGTGGTGGGGCGAGGAGCTACTGCTGTGTTACGGTGCGCTTTACGGCGGGACGTTGGTGGACTAGTGCTCTGGAGTCACCTAGCCTCCCGGACTAGTCCCGGTGTCAGTGTTCTTTTCAACAGGGAGTTGCAGAACCGGGTTTCAATCATCGGCCGGCAGCACATCGGAGAGTTCAATATGAGGATAACTAATGTTCGCGAGTCGGACTCGGGGTACTACGAGTGCCGTGCACTCATTGGGTTCTCATCCATCGTACGGAAGTCGGCCATGCTGACCGTCATCGTACCTCCCGATGCCGGGTTTCCGCAGTGCGAAATGCAGCCGCCGTCAGGTCTCATTCCGGGCCAGACGGTTATCTTAACGTGCCGGACACAAGGAGGCAAACCAAAGACAAGACTCGATTGGCACCGGGGTCCGAATCCAGTCGGAGCTCAGACGACCGACATTAATACTTACAGACACACCCTGGAGCCTATCGACTACGGTGTTGTGTTTGAGTGCCGCGAGACCGGGGGTGCCCTGGCGGTGCAGAGGTCATGCACGGTAGTCCCACTGCAGGCAACCATTACCGTGGATATCCGGCCGCAGGATCCGGTGATTAACGCTGGGGAAACGCAGACGTTTGGATGCAACGCGAAGGGAGCATTCGAGGTCATGTACTCGTGGTACATCAATGGGGTACCATTGGTCATGTCTCCCTTGTTGGAGCGATTTGTGCTCGGTGGTGGAAACCAACTCCTAAGCGCTTTTGACGTTTCGTATGTCATAGACGGCACGGTGGTAACGTGCCTTGCGACTAGTAACACGGGACAGGTTGCAAACGCCTCCTCCGTTCTGAGAGTACTCTCCAGGCACGGGGCGACGACCAGGTACCCTGTTGTCACCGTGGTGGCATCGACAACGGTGCTACCACCGCGGACTTTGCTACCTGATCCATCAGcgacaaacaaaccaacatttCCAGGAGACCCGGAACGACCAGGTCGACCTGGCCCAACAGATGGAGCTCACGAGCCAGGCCGGCCgggaagaccaactcgaccaactcgaccaaacTGGCCTCACCGCCCTGGTAGTAGACCGGGTCGTCCGGACCACGATAGGCCAGACCGTGACGAACCAGACGATGATTCAAGAGAAGAGAATGGCGATGACCTCTTGAAACAAACAACCGACGGAGGTCGAGGCCGAGACAGCTTAACAGGAGCTAATCCGATCACCACGGTGACAGTCGTCGGAGCAGCAATGGCCGGCGTTGTCATCAGTATCGTCATCGTTGCTGTGATCAAAATAATGACGCGCGTCAAGCCGGGTACCAAGGACAGCCTGATCACAATCAGCGGAAGCAGCGACTCGGAAGACCTGGAACCCAACTCACTCTCAATGAACCGGAACACCTTCAATAGCCTTCGTTCTACAACCAGCTGCGAAGTGAGTATTCATGACCCCAAGAGAATCACATTCAGTGACCTCAATCGGGAGTATGACCTTCCGCCTTTCGAACCCGACGACAGCATCAGCTACCTCGGGTTACGACCTGAGAGTATGACGTCGGCCAGGTACACGTACGAAGGTTTGAACTCGGATACTCTGAACGATTCGCGACAGAACGCGAGATATTACGAGATTTCATCCGGGGAATACGATAACTCTTTGGAATATTATGAGGATGTAGTGTCAGAACAGGTTAGTTTTAGCAGGGACAGCTGCACGAGGACGCACTCAAACATGACCGCCGATCATGACGACGGTCAGTACCTGCAAACTTTACCCGTGCCGGGGTACACCTCCCGATATTCTAtaaacaacagagggcgtccTACGTAA
- the LOC139942337 gene encoding retinoschisin-like — MPDNEPAIGHYLDGLFLSEDPDEIQTFFDCPVGPRCDAADRLGIEHGTPLNIPDENFSASSTDSTGYRYSTPSSARLNFPGSHPLIGGWKAASTTVGSWIQVKLGVDAIVTGVITQGRNVDESSHLCWVTRFQVKYASMANVNLVDVTSQDGTPKVFDGNTDGTTEVTTSFPQPVIASIIRLLPVAWVSQVVLRFELLGCLQSAETTRLMTRPLAPIDQGDYMPVA, encoded by the exons ATGCCCGACAATGAACCAGCCATTGGCCATTATTTGGACGGGCTCTTCTTAAGCGAGGACCCCGACGAGATTCAGACATTCTTCGATTGTCCAG TCGGTCCTCGGTGTGATGCGGCCGACCGTCTGGGCATTGAACACGGCACTCCTCTGAACATCCCGGATGAAAATTTTTCCGCGTCGTCCACCGACAGCACGGGATATCGCTATAGCACGCCCTCTTCGGCTAGGTTGAACTTTCCGGGTTCACATCCTCTGATTGGTGGATGGAAGGCTGCCTCCACCACCGTTGGCTCCTGGATACAAGTGAAACTTGGGGTGGACGCAATCGTAACGGGAGTCATTACACAAGGTCGCAATGTTGACGAGAGCAGCCATTTGTGCTGGGTGACCCGATTTCAAGTCAAGTACGCATCAATGGCAAATGTGAACCTTGTTGATGTTACGAGCCAGGATGGCACACCCAAG GTTTTTGACGGCAACACTGACGGCACCACGGAGGTGACCACCTCCTTCCCGCAACCGGTCATAGCTAGCATCATTCGGCTGCTGCCGGTTGCGTGGGTTTCACAAGTCGTACTTCGTTTTGAGCTGCTGGGATGTTTGCAGTCTGCTGAAACTACACGTCTAATGACGCGCCCCTTGGCTCCCATTGATCAAGGAGACTACATGCCCGTAGCCTGA